One region of Demequina sp. TMPB413 genomic DNA includes:
- a CDS encoding DUF1844 domain-containing protein, whose protein sequence is MTSPTPSPDSSTTPPSVGDPLAAARDIADVSAVELITTVSVHLMSAAAVRCGLAEEGEEFQDLSEARMLINALAALVTGAAPDLGNTHARALRDGLRSVQLAFREASAVPDAPGEGPGEKYTGAVTR, encoded by the coding sequence ATGACCTCCCCCACGCCCAGTCCTGATTCCTCGACCACCCCGCCCAGCGTCGGCGACCCCCTTGCCGCCGCTCGCGATATTGCCGACGTCTCGGCCGTGGAACTGATCACGACGGTGAGCGTCCACCTCATGTCTGCCGCCGCCGTGCGCTGTGGACTTGCAGAAGAAGGCGAAGAGTTTCAGGACCTGTCAGAGGCCCGCATGCTGATCAACGCGCTCGCCGCCTTGGTCACCGGAGCGGCGCCGGACCTAGGAAACACGCACGCGCGCGCCCTCAGAGACGGCCTAAGGAGCGTACAGTTAGCCTTTCGAGAGGCGTCCGCGGTGCCCGACGCACCTGGTGAGGGGCCCGGCGAGAAATATACCGGAGCAGTGACTAGATGA
- the infC gene encoding translation initiation factor IF-3, whose amino-acid sequence MSARVCLVLGGPCSRSGRGLFLCQKPIDVNEGAIINEPRINERIRVPEVRLVGPQGEQVGIVRIEDAMRLAQESDLDLVEVAPNSRPPVVKLMDYGKFKYEAAVKAREARRNQANTEIKEMRFRLKIDEHDYETKKGHVVRFLKGGDKVKVTIMFRGREQSRPEMGRRLLLKLADEVAEFAVVENLPSQEGRNMSLVLGPLKKKAEAKEEQRKAREAKKKADDAERAERESVKEADAPAEVKAPAKAEAPAKESEAVTEAEVQTDAATEAEAPAAADAEAEAPAAAEAPAKAKAPAKPKAPAKAKAPAKPKAPASKEAPAEA is encoded by the coding sequence ATGAGCGCTCGCGTTTGTCTCGTCCTTGGTGGCCCCTGCTCGCGTTCTGGCAGGGGCCTTTTTCTTTGCCAGAAACCCATTGACGTCAACGAAGGAGCGATTATCAACGAGCCCCGCATCAACGAACGCATCCGAGTCCCCGAGGTCCGACTGGTAGGCCCCCAGGGCGAGCAGGTAGGCATCGTCAGGATTGAGGATGCCATGCGGCTTGCTCAGGAGTCAGACCTCGACCTGGTCGAGGTGGCTCCTAATTCGCGTCCGCCCGTCGTGAAGCTTATGGACTACGGCAAGTTCAAGTATGAAGCGGCGGTGAAGGCGCGCGAGGCGCGTCGTAACCAAGCCAACACCGAGATCAAAGAGATGCGGTTCCGTCTCAAAATCGACGAGCATGACTACGAGACCAAGAAGGGCCACGTTGTTCGCTTCCTCAAGGGCGGCGACAAGGTCAAGGTCACCATCATGTTCCGTGGTCGCGAGCAGTCCCGTCCCGAGATGGGTAGGCGCCTCCTGCTGAAGCTGGCAGACGAGGTCGCGGAATTCGCTGTGGTCGAGAACCTTCCTAGCCAAGAGGGACGCAACATGTCGCTCGTGCTTGGTCCGCTGAAGAAGAAGGCGGAAGCCAAGGAAGAGCAGCGCAAGGCACGCGAGGCCAAGAAGAAGGCTGACGACGCCGAGCGTGCGGAGCGCGAGTCGGTGAAGGAAGCCGACGCTCCCGCGGAGGTTAAGGCTCCCGCCAAGGCCGAGGCTCCCGCAAAGGAGTCGGAGGCCGTGACCGAGGCAGAGGTTCAGACCGACGCTGCGACCGAGGCTGAAGCACCGGCTGCGGCAGACGCAGAAGCGGAAGCACCGGCAGCAGCCGAAGCCCCCGCGAAGGCGAAGGCCCCAGCAAAGCCGAAGGCTCCTGCGAAGGCCAAGGCACCAGCAAAGCCAAAGGCGCCCGCTAGCAAAGAGGCTCCAGCCGAGGCGTAA
- a CDS encoding RNA methyltransferase, whose translation MTERPVGRLLSATLANPRADRVKQVAALAGRSARRRAGQVLVEGPQAVRELVAHRAAHVRDVYVLEDALATRGPLAAIADAALDAGLYVHPVTSDVAHALSPDAQGIVAVASSSVVLAEFPATARLVAILSQVRDPGNAGAAIRVADAAGADAVVLAGDSVDPTNPKVVRATAGSLFHLPVVRAESLAAAISLTREAGLAVLAADVSGESELGSPGAPDLGGPTAWVFGNEAWGLSADELSLADHVVRIPIFGLAESLNLGTAAAVCLYASAWGSRRGA comes from the coding sequence ATGACAGAACGCCCCGTCGGGCGCCTCCTCTCAGCGACACTCGCGAATCCGCGGGCCGATCGTGTCAAGCAGGTGGCAGCCCTGGCGGGGCGTTCTGCACGCCGGCGTGCAGGCCAGGTGCTCGTGGAGGGGCCCCAGGCGGTGCGCGAACTCGTGGCGCACCGTGCCGCACACGTGAGGGACGTGTACGTCCTTGAGGACGCGCTCGCCACTCGCGGACCGCTCGCGGCGATCGCCGACGCCGCCCTCGACGCTGGCCTCTACGTGCACCCTGTCACCTCCGACGTCGCGCACGCCTTGTCGCCCGACGCCCAGGGCATTGTCGCCGTGGCCTCGTCGAGCGTCGTGCTGGCCGAATTCCCCGCCACTGCGCGGCTCGTCGCGATCTTGTCCCAAGTGCGCGATCCAGGCAATGCCGGTGCCGCCATTCGGGTTGCCGACGCGGCAGGCGCCGACGCCGTCGTGCTTGCCGGCGACAGCGTCGACCCGACCAACCCCAAGGTGGTGAGGGCCACTGCAGGCAGCCTCTTCCACCTTCCCGTGGTGCGGGCCGAGTCCCTCGCCGCAGCCATCAGCCTGACGCGTGAGGCAGGCTTGGCCGTCTTGGCCGCCGATGTCTCTGGTGAGAGCGAGTTGGGTTCGCCCGGCGCGCCCGACCTTGGCGGACCGACAGCGTGGGTGTTCGGTAACGAGGCGTGGGGGCTCAGCGCCGACGAGTTGTCCCTGGCAGATCACGTGGTGAGAATCCCCATCTTTGGGCTGGCTGAAAGCCTCAACCTCGGCACGGCCGCAGCGGTGTGTTTGTACGCGTCGGCGTGGGGGTCTCGACGCGGAGCGTAA
- the rpmI gene encoding 50S ribosomal protein L35, whose amino-acid sequence MPKNKTHSGAKKRFKLTGTGKVKHASAMNVHKFEEKTSARKRRVSLDGILPGADAKKIKKLLGK is encoded by the coding sequence GTGCCCAAGAACAAGACCCACTCGGGTGCCAAGAAGCGATTCAAGCTGACCGGCACCGGCAAGGTGAAGCACGCTTCGGCAATGAACGTGCACAAGTTTGAAGAGAAGACGTCAGCGCGCAAGCGTCGCGTCTCGCTCGACGGCATCCTGCCGGGCGCCGACGCCAAGAAGATCAAGAAGCTGCTGGGCAAGTAG
- the rplT gene encoding 50S ribosomal protein L20, with translation MARVKRAVNAQKKRRTTLERASGYRGQRSRLYRKAKEQVTHSLMYSYRDRRARKGEFRKLWIQRINAAARANGMTYNRLIQGLKAAEVEVDRRMLAELAVSDEAAFAQLVDIAKKALPADVNAPAA, from the coding sequence ATGGCACGCGTCAAGCGGGCTGTTAACGCCCAGAAGAAGCGCCGCACTACCCTCGAGCGCGCATCCGGTTACCGGGGCCAGCGCTCACGCCTTTACCGCAAGGCAAAGGAGCAGGTCACCCACTCGCTCATGTACTCGTACCGGGACCGTCGTGCCCGCAAGGGCGAGTTCCGCAAGCTGTGGATCCAGCGCATCAACGCTGCGGCCCGCGCGAACGGCATGACGTACAACCGTCTGATCCAGGGCCTCAAGGCCGCTGAGGTTGAGGTTGACCGTCGCATGCTCGCCGAGCTCGCCGTGAGCGACGAGGCTGCGTTCGCGCAGCTGGTCGACATCGCCAAGAAGGCGCTGCCGGCCGACGTCAACGCTCCCGCAGCGTAA